The Bacillota bacterium genome segment TGCCCCCGCTCCAGGAGACGCTCCAGCTCGTCCCACTCCAGAACCTCTTCCTGGGCGCCGACCAGCCGCCGGGCGGCCTCAAGCCTTCCCTTTCGGCCCGGCAGCTCGCGTCTTGCAAGCTCCCTTGC includes the following:
- a CDS encoding ribbon-helix-helix protein, CopG family, translating into MGLTKKVMVLFDPEQYERVREEARQKGITVGALIRQAVARELARRELPGRKGRLEAARRLVGAQEEVLEWDELERLLERG